The following coding sequences lie in one Trichoderma breve strain T069 chromosome 1, whole genome shotgun sequence genomic window:
- a CDS encoding ribosomal l38e protein family domain-containing protein: MPKEVADIKKFIEICRRKDASSARIKKNKKAHNIKFKVRCQKNLYTLVLKDNDKAEKLKQSLPPNLQIAEVPKKN, translated from the exons ATGCCCAAGGAAGTCGCTGACATCAAGAAG TTCATCGAGATCTGCCGTCGGAAGGACGCTTCCT CCGCGCGgatcaagaagaacaagaaggcCCACAACATCAAGTTCAAGGTCCGATGCCAGAAGAACCTCTACACCCTGGTGCTGAAGGACAAtgacaaggccgagaagctcaagcagaGCCTGCCTCCCA ACCTGCAAATCGCAGAGGTCCCCAAGAAGAACTAA
- a CDS encoding sec8 exocyst complex component specific domain-containing protein, whose product MSNSYGSSMRNGDGYGNFGRSTDDYDPYGDNNYRGERYNAQVSNQSLRNMPSRPRVQETSAERQIAQVLDHIKSEWPSMCREDCVPVQLALQLLDNSSVGRAHDYRKFQTTHTYLQDSLKNIVHEHHQGFNSSIGTFHKIQSSIQVSQKRVRALKESLALSKASLCATDPTLKILSEESKEYDELLQTLNELDDLRAVPDQLEARISEKRFLTAVDVLQTALRKLRKPELDNIGALSDLRSYLANQETVLMDILVEELHEHLYLKSPYCQQRWSSLAKNRGGVNESNHNEANPPTTPFYLILDSIDFERPVLEDPMKNPEADTFYYVTLLVEALNKLGRLQNAVETLKQRLPVELFIVVNETINEVEQRHPTSFRAAVGKLDGVQIYSAREIQMRADVIYDLLWTLYGKFEAIGEGQRVFHESIKALIRREGSGNNIALLGSFKELWHLYQNEIRSLLHNYVTTDADVYQFDSPTPGAGVGGKDGMREHLFKFSEADTKSIEVAAEFDALETIIQATVPGLTGGSRKHGSENKRNKSTADDIGSRRSAYGANRGAPGSYKSLVEPSVFNMSLLLPPTLIFLQRLKTIVPPGSDLATSTLTTFLDNFLVNVFQPQLDETLGKLCDTVFGESDSFLQDPDWNQCSQRPIFKGATAFFQVVTAFCRMLGTIPPDQALSSLIVTQMMRYYDRCFSWFQSLVTKRHDQPADSSNLRASARFSVQSSEVNDIAKQLWAADELDSGLMRKEIQLLIQKTNGQRLEANDVIQDRDTISSLCLLYTSMRWLAAKIQSLRHITSQETDTSRQHLPRQSGQRWTLNDPSKTSGQSPVQLPLTVESAQTFDTIVSSFEELAATALLTLHMEVRCRVIYSLRNTLSPDSAPYILEQDVNEPDPQIISLNQELVLLDETIVEFLRDKEVIFIRTGVGILINTFLVQNASLASPMNDKGCHRMQLNILVLQQNLKNVEDGVDLAKATSYFQLFERGPEAIVEKARDFSYDELKALIELCYSEQMANPERGITSAARRQLDEKFARLSEFRWQ is encoded by the exons ATGTCCAACAGCTACGGCAGCTCGATGCGCAATGGCGACGGATACGGCAACTTTGGGCGGTCGACCGATGACTACGATCCGTACGGCGACAACAACTACAGAGGCGAGAGATACAATGCCCAGGTGTCAAACCAGAGCCTCCGAAATATGCCCTCGCGACCGCGCGTCCAGGAGACAAGCGCCGAGAGGCAGATAGCTCAGGTCTTGGATCACATCAAGAGCGAGTGGCCGTCCATGTGCCGCGAAGATTGTGTGCCTGTCCAGCTCGCGCTCCAGCTCCTAGATAACAGCTCGGTCGGTCGCGCGCACGACTATCGCAAGTTCCAGACGACGCATACGTATCTCCAGGACTCGTTGAAAAACATTGTCCACGAGCATCATCAGGGGTTCAACAGCTCCATCGGTACATTTCACAAGATCCAGAGTAGCATTCAGGTCTCACAGAAGCGAGTCCGTGCCCTCAAGGAGTCACTGGCACTATCCAAGGCCAGTCTATGCGCGACAGATCCAACCTTGAAGATTCTCTCTGAGGAGTCGAAAGAATATGACGAATTGTTACAAACGCTGAACGAACTGGACGACCTTCGAGCCGTTCCTGACCAACTGGAAGCCCGTATATCCGAGAAACGATTCCTGACAGCGGTCGACGTGCTGCAAACTGCACTGCGAAAACTGAGAAAGCCAGAGCTGGATAATATCGGGGCGCTCAGCGATCTACGAAGCTACCTTGCCAACCAAGAAACTGTCCTGATGGATATTCTGGTGGAAGAACTGCACGAACACCTCTATCTAAAGTCGCCGTACTGCCAGCAAAGGTGGTCAAGTTTGGCTAAGAACCGAGGCGGAGTCAACGAAAGCAATCACAATGAGGCAAACCCCCCAACCACTCCATTCTACTTAATATTAGACTCGATTGATTTTGAGAGGCCGGTGCTGGAAGATCCAATGAAGAACCCAGAGGCTGACACATTCTACTACGTGACTCTTTTGGTCGAGGCATTGAACAAGCTAGGCAGGCTGCAGAATGCTGTAGAGACTTTGAAGCAAAGGCTGCCTGTTGAGCTTTTCATTGTCGTCAATGAAACTATTAACGAGGTTGAGCAGCGGCACCCAACTTCATTCCGCGCTGCCGTCGGAAAGCTGGACGGGGTGCAAATATATAGCGCTAGGGAGATCCAGATGCGCGCAGACGTTATTTATGACCTCCTTTGGACGCTCTATGGCAAGTTTGAGGCCATCGGAGAAGGCCAGCGTGTCTTCCACGAGTCCATCAAGGCTCTTATTCGCCGCGAGGGTTCTGGCAATAATATTGCCTTACTCGGTAGTTTCAAGGAGCTATGGCACCTTTACCAAAACGAGATCCGCTCTCTTTTGCACAACTACGTAACGACAGATGCCGACGTTTACCAATTCGATTCTCCTACACCAGGAGCGGGTGTTGGCGGCAAAGACGGCATGCGAGAGCATCTGTTCAAGTTTTCCGAGGCAGATACCAAATCTATTGAAGTAGCTGCAGAGTTTGATGCGCTGGAGACCATCATTCAAGCTACTGTCCCCGGCTTGACGGGCGGTTCGCGAAAGCATGGCTCCGAGAACAAGAGGAACAAGTCAACGGCTGATGATATCGGGTCAAGGCGGAGTGCCTACGGTGCAAATCGGGGGGCACCAGGCTCTTACAAATCGTTGGTTGAGCCGAGCGTTTTCAACATGAGTCTTCTCTTACCACCAACTCTAATCTTTTTACAACGGCTGAAAACCATTGTTCCTCCCGGTTCCGATCTTGCCACAAGCACTTTAACCACGTTTCTTGACAATTTCTTGGTCAATGTATTCCAGCCGCAGCTAGATGAGACTCTTGGGAAGCTGTGCGACACCGTCTTCGGAGAATCTGACTCGTTCTTACAAGATCCCGACTGGAACCAATGCTCCCAACGGCCTATATTCAAGGGTGCCACCGCATTCTTCCAGGTAGTCACGGCATTTTGCCGAATGCTTGGGACAATTCCCCCAGACCAGGCTTTGAGCTCTCTCATTGTGACCCAAATGATGCGATATTATGATCGATGCTTCAGCTGGTTTCAATCCCTTGTGACGAAGAGGCACGATCAGCCTGCCGATTCAAGCAACTTGCGCGCATCGGCACGCTTTTCAGTACAATCTAGCGAGGTCAACGACATAGCAAAGCAGCTTTGGGCTGCCGATGAGTTGGATAGCGGATTGATGAGGAAAGAAATTCAGCTTCTCATACAGAAGACGAATGGCCAGCGGCTAGAGGCAAACGACGTCATCCAAGATCGAGACACAATTTCATCTCTGTGCCTCTTATACACCAGCATGAGATGGCTGGCCGCGAAGATTCAGAGCTTGAGGCACATAACATCGCAAGAGACGGATACTTCACGGCAGCACCTCCCACGCCAGTCGGGCCAACGGTGGACATTGAACGACCCAAGTAAGACTTCAGGGCAAAGTCCAGTACAGCTTCCTCTTACGGTAGAGAGTGCTCA AACGTTTGACACCATCGTGTCTTCCTTTGAGGAACTGGCTGCTACGGCTCTGCTTACCTTACACATGGAAGTACGCTGTCGGGTCATCTACTCGTTGCGCAACACTCTCTCGCCAGACTCAGCGCCATACATTCTGGAGCAGGATGTGAACGAGCCTGATCCTCAGATTATCAGTCTCAATCAAGAGCTTGTTCTTTTGGATGAAACTATTGTTGAATTCTTGAGAGACAAGGAAGTCATCTTTATAAGGACCGGAGTTGGcattctcatcaacaccTTTTTGGTTCAGAAtgcctccttggcctccccCATGAACGACAAAGGATGCCATCGCATGCAATTAAAcattcttgttcttcagCAGAACCTCAAAAACGTCGAGGACGGAGTCGACCTGGCCAAAGCAACAAGCTACTTTCAACTGTTTGAGAGGGGCCCAGAGGCTATTGTTGAGAAAGCAAGGGA CTTCTCGTAtgacgagctcaaggctTTGATAGAGCTCTGCTATAGCGAACAGATGGCAAATCCGGAGAGAGGAATCACGTCGGCGGCCAGGAGGCAGCTGGATGAAAAGTTCGCTAGGTTGAGCGAGTTTAGGTGGCAGTAA
- a CDS encoding protein prenyltransferase alpha subunit repeat domain-containing protein has translation MPPKAKATAKAANPEPKAAAAPEAPPETVGERSKQRYYQTNPVEKRFEEVGFPGLTAAEKKTYTHTNLILPVANRLVSLSNKTDREYWKHVAKEGLPCRRLKNSYHWGQDKHGRDIGTYRFEELKKRTLSQAKLTALDVLHRQFLTKRDAARSNGTELPQEDIDQEKERRKEMAALKRELYGEIPGPLANDPEWDDVAPIPQTEPEDALARIAYPDEYAEAVSYLRAVMAAEEYSPRCLRLTERIIGMNPAHYTVWLYRFKIVATLNLPVLDEIEWLNGVAMDNLKNYQIWHHRQLLLDHHYTTISSDPEACKQFAKSETDFISKILAEDTKNYHVWSYRQYLVTKLNYWSPFELATTQSMIEDDLRNNSAWSHRFFVVFSDPSVSTKGSAPTEHDPKVPAEIIDREVAYAKEKIELAPQNQSAWHYLRGVLVKGGRGLDTVGEFASQFVSNLGGDDEDVKSSHALDLMSEVYHKQGDIEKAKLCLQRLSEKWDPVREGYWKYRLSELK, from the exons ATGCCGCCTAAGGCAAAGGCCACTGCAAAGGCTGCCAATCCCGAACCCAAAG CTGCAGCTGCGCCTGAAGCCCCTCCTGAGACAGTTGGCGAACGATCCAAGCAGCGGTACTACCAGACAAACCCCGTCGAGAAGCGATTCGAAGAGGTCGGCTTCCCGGGCCTGACAGCAGCCGAAAAGAAGACGTACACGCACACGAACCTGATCCTCCCTGTCGCGAACCGCCTTGTGTCACTGTCCAACAAGACAGACCGCGAGTACTGGAAGCACGTCGCCAAGGAAGGCCTTCCCTGTCGACGCCTCAAGAACAGCTACCACTGGGGCCAGGACAAGCACGGCCGCGACATCGGCACTTATAGAtttgaagagctcaagaagcgGACTTTAAGTCAAGCTAAACTGACTGCGCTTGACGTCTTGCATCGCCAGTTTCTGACCAAAAGAGACGCTGCTCGCAGTAACGGCACTGAGCTCCCCCAGGAAGATATCGACCAGGAAAAGGAACGACGGAAAGAGATGGCGGCATTGAAGAGGGAGCTATACGGCGAGATTCCTGGGCCTCTGGCCAATGATCCGGAGTGGGATGATGTTGCTCCTATTCCTCAGACTGAGCCTGAGGATGCTCTGGCCAGGATCGCCTATCCAGATGAATATGCCGAGg CTGTCTCTTACCTCCGCGCCGTCATGGCTGCAGAGGAATACTCCCCTCGCTGCCTCCGCCTCACCGAGCGCATCATCGGCATGAACCCAGCCCACTACACCGTCTGGCTCTACCGCTTCAAAATTGTCGCCACCCTCAACCTCCCCGTGCTGGACGAGATCGAATGGCTCAACGGCGTCGCCATGGACAACCTCAAGAACTACCAGATCTGGCACCAccgccagctcctcctcgaccaCCACTACACGACCATCTCCTCCGACCCTGAGGCATGCAAGCAGTTTGCAAAGTCCGAGACggacttcatctccaagatccTCGCCGAAGACACCAAGAACTACCACGTCTGGTCTTATCGCCAGTATCTCGTCACCAAGCTCAACTACTGGAGCCCCTTTGAGCTCGCCACCACTCAGAGCATGATTGAGGATGATTTGCGCAACAACTCTGCCTGGTCCCATcgcttcttcgtcgtcttctccgaTCCTTCCGTCTCGACCAAGGGTAGCGCCCCTACGGAACACGATCCCAAGGTACCTGCCGAGATCATCGACAGGGAGGTTGCGTacgcaaaggaaaagatcGAGCTTGCGCCCCAGAACCAGTCTGCGTGGCATTACCTGCGCGGTGTCCTGGTAAAAGGTGGTCGTGGACTCGATACTGTGGGCGAGTTCGCTTCGCAGTTCGTTTCGAACCTgggcggcgatgacgaggacgtcAAGAGCTCTCATGCGCTGGACCTCATGTCCGAAGTCTACCACAAGCAGGGCGATattgaaaaggccaagctGTGTCTGCAGAGACTGTCGGAGAAGTGGGATCCTGTGCGAGAGGGATACTGGAAGTACCGATTATCAGAGTTGAAATAA
- a CDS encoding mitochondrial protein has translation MIQPFLRARPLAHTTALWAIRRQLPLTNLSLRSFTVTRVLDGKPAGKAREKRKRKINAKLREAATTKTKKKKLPRKLPKDKKPSPAEPGESALEGGESQDAAVPPTAGLWTTLKSRLQSSTSKRRAKAADEFKNEQEDVDVMARYAAAPMAPGDVLPEKTSLAGRLAKGRKAKDLPRLDVKTIRPQHLNLCPVEEDALLPVPQLSHNLDRVLFNPGVYHMQDGRSRVFNFDPYLASIMPVKEFDFDALRSYVTSSKDVKLRQLSAAHGMKYCGSTSSMTSILSHFHFLLSAWRKPNFAFLSRSIEPESFNFTAISRGPSAAFAHYNDGTYAFDSDKEYDTENILSLLGKSMEKLLTLPKDEFEKYRLSRSHQLSEEERNAQDSFHYTTLGDFMMRSQLDAYDPRLPGSGMFDLKTRAVVAVRMDVRGYEKGAGYEIQKRFGQWESFEREYYDMIRTVFLKYSLQVRMGRMDGIFVAYHNTQRIFGFQYISLEEMDVALHGTSDRRLGDQEFKTSVALLNEVMNKATQRYPGRTLRLHVETRDTKVPLTYFFVEPVTEEEMKTTQEAGKSSVEELEREFQILSETESEEHSNEAESIEQPESQSSNGKEEQISDELSYQDPPNEAAWNVMMAKVDATVEDESLGIGSVREAVQEALEQSGILNGKTELEIEQYLDAMVMSLTAHSSKIKELRDRSDGPRDVTESALGRTTDDNLSAEEESVADEEQVTEPKFDTDGSEMRDASLTDLILKATEGIDNRSGNLKTFQRMFADLAINSEQTDPETSEMTETLPAEDDLLDEDEFAEEDEDESEAVETPGGAVQPDRELLGMIVTVRNLVNGEQVDRPTNIKKEDDFDWTIEYNITELRDKRARKIYAGMKQRRKRVFAPSPSDRWDWYKMFQGKLPELAKKGEQFREMRSQQEAGGPVHVAWERQGLSHEAFKPAGEDVKTDA, from the coding sequence ATGATTCAACCATTCCTTCGTGCGAGGCCACTGGCCCATACTACTGCCCTGTGGGCCATTCGCCGACAGCTGCCTCTCACGAACCTCAGTCTTAGAAGCTTCACAGTCACCCGGGTGCTTGACGGTAAGCCGGCAGGGAAAGCGCGAGAAAAGCGTAAACGGAAGATAAATGCAAAACTGCGAGAGGCTGCTACTACCaaaacgaagaaaaagaagctgccaaggaAGCTGCCAAAGGATAAAAAGCCCAGCCCTGCAGAGCCTGGAGAGTCTGCGTTGGAAGGAGGAGAATCCCAGGATGCAGCGGTGCCACCAACCGCAGGATTATGGACTACCCTGAAATCCCGGCTTCAATCTTCGACTTCGAAAAGGCGAGCGAAAGCTGCCGATGAATTTAAGAATGAGCAAGAAGATGTGGATGTAATGGCTCGCTATGCCGCGGCGCCGATGGCTCCAGGCGACGTACTTCCCGAGAAGACCTCTTTAGCCGGGAGACTTGCAAAAGGCAGGAAAGCAAAGGACTTGCCAAGACTAGATGTGAAGACGATAAGGCCTCAGCATCTTAACCTATGTCCggttgaagaggatgctTTGCTACCGGTGCCGCAGCTCAGTCATAACCTCGACCGTGTGCTGTTCAACCCGGGAGTCTATCATATGCAGGATGGCCGGTCTCGGGTCTTTAATTTCGATCCTTATCTTGCTTCCATCATGCCAGTCAAAGAATTTGACTTTGATGCGCTCAGGAGCTATGTTACCTCATCCAAGGATGTCAAGTTGAGACAGCTCAGCGCCGCACATGGGATGAAGTATTGCGGCTCAACGTCGAGCATGACCTCAATTCTCTCCCATTTTCACTTTCTGCTCTCTGCTTGGAGGAAGCCTAATTTTGCATTCTTATCACGATCAATAGAGCCCGAGTCCTTTAATTTTACTGCCATTAGCCGTGGACCTTCTGCCGCCTTTGCACACTATAATGATGGCACCTATGCGTTTGATTCGGACAAAGAATACGACACGGAGAATATTCTGAGCTTATTGGGCAAGTCAATGGAAAAGCTCCTTACATTGCCCAAAGATGAATTCGAAAAATACAGGCTATCGAGGTCCCATCAGCTgtcagaagaagagagaaatgcaCAGGACTCCTTTCATTACACGACTTTGGGCGATTTTATGATGCGATCTCAATTGGACGCCTACGATCCTCGACTTCCTGGTTCTGGAATGTTTGACTTGAAAACTAGAGCGGTAGTCGCCGTCAGGATGGATGTTCGAGGTTACGAGAAAGGTGCCGGCTATGAAATTCAGAAGCGATTCGGCCAGTGGGAATCTTTTGAGCGGGAATACTACGACATGATCAGAACGGTTTTTCTGAAATATTCTCTGCAGGTGAGAATGGGCCGTATGGATGGCATCTTCGTCGCATATCATAACACACAGCGGATATTTGGCTTCCAGTACATCAGCTTGGAGGAAATGGATGTGGCTCTTCACGGAACATCTGATCGCCGACTGGGTGATCAGGAATTCAAAACAAGCGTCGCTCTTTTGAACGAGGTTATGAACAAGGCAACACAACGTTACCCTGGGCGAACGTTGCGATTGCATGTCGAGACACGGGACACCAAAGTCCCTCTCACTTATTTCTTCGTGGAGCCGGTGACTGAGGAGGAAATGAAGACGACTCAGGAAGCTGGGAAATCATCAGTCGAGGAACTGGAGCGCGAGTTTCAGATTCTTAGCGAAACTGAAAGTGAAGAACACTCAAATGAAGCCGAGAGTATTGAGCAACCCGAATCACAGTCATCtaatggaaaagaagagcaaattTCCGATGAGCTTTCCTACCAGGACCCGCCAAACGAAGCTGCCTGGAACGTCATGATGGCAAAAGTTGACGCAACCGTGGAAGATGAATCTCTTGGCATAGGTTCTGTGAGAGAGGCTGTTCAGGAGGCTCTCGAACAGAGCGGAATTCTTAACGGCAAAACAGAACTGGAAATTGAGCAATACCTGGATGCTATGGTAATGTCTCTCACGGCGCACTCATCCAAGATCAAAGAATTGAGGGACAGATCAGACGGCCCAAGAGATGTTACAGAGTCAGCCCTCGGGCGCACCACAGATGATAATCTCAGTGCGGAGGAAGAGTCAGTAGCAGACGAAGAGCAAGTCACGGAGCCTAAATTTGACACAGATGGCTCAGAGATGCGGGATGCTTCATTAACCGACTTGATTCTTAAGGCCACTGAGGGAATTGATAATAGATCAGGCAACTTAAAGACGTTCCAACGCATGTTCGCTGATCTGGCTATAAACTCTGAGCAAACAGACCCAGAAACCAGCGAGATGACAGAAACGCTACCCGCCGAAGACGATCttttggatgaagatgaatttgccgaagaagatgaagacgagagTGAAGCTGTTGAGACCCCGGGAGGAGCTGTGCAACCTGACCGTGAATTATTGGGCATGATTGTTACAGTTCGCAACCTCGTCAACGGCGAACAGGTTGACCGACCGACGAATATTAAGAAAGAGGACGATTTTGACTGGACGATTGAATATAATATCACTGAGCTGCGAGATAAAAGAGCGCGAAAAATCTACGCAGGGATGAAGCAGCGGCGGAAGAGGGTATTTGCACCATCGCCTTCGGATAGGTGGGATTGGTACAAGATGTTCCAGGGGAAGTTACCGGAGCTGGCCAAAAAGGGAGAGCAATTCAGAGAAATGCGTTCGCAGCAAGAAGCTGGCGGCCCAGTGCATGTTGCTTGGGAGCGACAAGGTCTGTCCCACGAAGCCTTTAAACCCGCCGGAGAAGATGTCAAGACAGACGCATGA
- a CDS encoding high-temperature-induced dauer-formation protein domain-containing protein, translating into MGASDSKIGFKQGIFRLSEERNIAAHDPYWTSFWELPESSEDVFSLFSPNDIRRTRDNALENIETLIQTLTTRAFTLRHHPSFPDPDQAPERDILNCIRVLTRVLPYLYEKESLGPWEEKFLWTPRQVKGRTVKNEVLFDEAQEGKEPVQSAAETHENLRPLAEELIDTLVDLLFFSDFTLPRQPNGQSKVTYAIWQSGVGCNTAVATTKEFESNRCEILRLLMTLAGQSMYTTPGVLPQRGVRTLTYLCTSPDKQVVLSVLCSLLNTTLKYNPASWRVPYNTLVFRDTKQVLPLQEKSSYIPGSQSSSNLAPEVLMLFWELIQCNKRFRSFIIDTDRAHDFVVLALFYALEYRNEPSKQGVVRMCAFLLQTLSVEASFGSHLNKIFEGQESLPASIRINAFRGTYADFLLHSIYTLITTSQGNFAPVYPALLAIINNIAPHIEGLSASSGSQLMHLFSLMASPSFLLANETNHVLLHSLLDSINSILENKYRQNPELILAIIKNKKRIEALRTFTLESGQEEIEKINRRRKDAGAAIHTGLFDDGSRRSSADSIRSPSNALSRTQSLEEVPEDSAFAVGDDDDDEDSDEEPQPTPAASTASENPSQASSVTNVEDAVPVQLRGMSEKARGKMPANIQSFSRQNSSTSLGAYSTTNQAFGGSFEPTASWIDSWLPELPLHTILIIIQQASSILPRQASARDATADTLRRIQKIEFVGLEPSAVRVHLFEWSQLALGWYESLLWGVIFASEMQIAKGTMGIWNGTAIKLFRVQETAPAGPTLTSPRGAVDAVGSNIVSRIGQINLRGAIDPIIPPGSLDAWWAHPCTVLATIGDKEQSTAVFFLLIH; encoded by the exons ATGGGGGCCAGCGACTCCAAGATAGGATTTAAGCAGGGCATCTTCAGATTATCAGAGGAGCGCAACATTGCGGCGCATGATCCTTACTGGACTTCG TTTTGGGAGCTTCCTGAATCCTCGGAAGATGTTTTTAGTCTTTTCTCGCCCAACGATATCCGCCGAACTCGTGACAATGCCCTAGAAAATATCGAGACCTTGATTCAAACCCTGACAACGCGAGCCTTTACTCTACGACACCATCCATCCTTTCCAGATCCCGACCAAGCTCCAGAACGAGACATTCTGAACTGTATCAGGGTTCTTACCCGAGTACTGCCATACTTATATGAGAAAGAGAGCTTAGGACCTTGGGAAGAAAAGTTCCTGTGGACACCCCGACAGGTAAAGGGCCGAACTGTCAAAAACGAAGTGCTGTTTGATGAAGCTCAGGAAGGGAAAGAGCCGGTGCAGTCCGCAGCTGAGACGCATGAGAACCTGAGACCTCTAGCGGAGGAGCTGATAGACACCTTGGTCGATCTCCTATTCTTCTCAGATTTCACTCTCCCTCGCCAGCCAAATGGACAGTCCAAGGTTACGTATGCCATATGGCAGAGCGGGGTTGGATGCAATACCGCGGTGGCAACGACCAAAGAATTTGAAAGCAACCGATGTGAAATTCTAAGGCTCCTCATGACTCTTGCTGGCCAAAGCATGTACACAACCCCGGGAGTGCTGCCACAGAGGGGAGTGCGGACTCTAACCTACCTCTGCACGTCTCCCGATAAGCAGGTGGTGCTCTCGGTTCTTTGTTCCCTTCTAAACACT ACGTTGAAATATAATCCAGCGAGCTGGCGCGTACCATACAACACCTTAGTGTTCAGAGACACTAAGCAGGTTCTT CCGCTTCAAGAGAAGAGCTCATACATTCCTGgctctcaatcttcttctaaCCTTGCTCCAGAGGTATTAATGCTATTCTGGGAACTCATTCAATGCAATAAGCGATTTCGGTCCTTCATCATTGATACCGATCGGGCACACGACTTCGTTGTCCTAGCACTATTCTACGCTCTAGAATACAGGAATGAGCCATCTAAGCAGGGTGTTGTGCGCATGTGCGCGTTTCTCTTACAGACATTGAGCGTTGAAGCGAGCTTTGGTTCTCATTTGAACAAGATTTTCGAAGGCCAAGAAAGCCTCCCTGCGAGCATCAGAATCAACGCATTCAGGGGCACCTACGCTGATTTCCTTTTACACTCAATTTATACATTGATCACTACAAGTCAGGGCAACTTCGCTCCAGTTTACCCGGCGCTTCTAGcaatcatcaacaacataGCTCCACATATTGAAGGACTGAGTGCTTCCAGTGGCTCCCAGCTCATGCATCTGTTTTCGctgatggcatcgccatcatttCTACTTGCCAATGAAACTAATCATGTCCTCTTACACTCTCTGCTGGATTCGATCAATTCCATTCTTGAAAACAAATACCGCCAGAATCCGGAGCTAATACTGGCCATtatcaagaacaagaagcgTATTGAGGCGCTCAGAACATTCACCCTGGAAAGTGGacaagaggagattgagaagatcaATAGAAGAAGGAAGGATGCTGGGGCCGCGATTCACACTGGGCTTTTCGACGACGGATCTCGACGAAGCTCTGCCGACAGCATACGAAGCCCATCGAACGCCCTATCTCGAACGCAATCGTTGGAAGAAGTCCCCGAGGACAGCGCTTTTGCCGTCggagacgacgatgacgacgaagataGCGACGAGGAGCCTCAGCCCACACCAGCCGCATCAACTGCTAGCGAAAATCCGTCTCAGGCATCATCAGTAACTAATGTTGAAGATGCAGTGCCTGTACAGCTACGAGGAATGTCCGAGAAAGCCCGGGGAAAGATGCCGGCTAATATCCAGTCCTTCTCCCGGCAGAACAGCTCAACAAGTCTTGGCGCATATTCGACCACCAACCAGGCATTTGGTGGCAGTTTTGAGCCGACAGCCTCGTGGATCGATAGTTGGTTGCCAGAATTACCTCTACATACCATCCTGATTATCATTCAGCAAGCATCGAGCATTCTCCCACGACAAGCATCGGCCAGAGATGCTACAGCTGACACGCTGCGTCGAATTCAAAAGATTGAATTTGTCGGCCTCGAGCCGTCTGCCGTACGAGTCCACTTATTTGAATGGTCCCAGCTGGCGCTCGGATGGTACGAGTCCCTGCTCTGGGGCGTCATCTTTGCCAGTGAAATGCAGATTGCAAAGGGTACCATGGGTATCTGGAATGGCACggccatcaagctcttccgAGTCCAGGAGACGGCGCCGGCAGGCCCCACTCTGACCTCACCCAGAGGGGCTGTGGATGCTGTCGGAAGCAATATTGTGTCACGTATCGGCCAAATAAATCTTCGCGGCGC CATTGATCCAATCATCCCCCCTGGAAGTCTGGATGCCTGGTGGGCACATCCCTGTACGGTGCTGGCAACCATTGGCGACAAGGAACAGAGTACCGCAGTGTTCTTCCTCTTAATTCATTAA